Proteins encoded within one genomic window of Streptomyces sp. NBC_01408:
- a CDS encoding 4a-hydroxytetrahydrobiopterin dehydratase, with translation MGVPQPMTHEQIAEQLAGLPGWEQDGDAITRTYPIRYHAAVAAIVTIADRSRRIQHHADLDLRIDHLRASITTHDAGNRLTRADFDLAHRIDEIVAAHQAIPLD, from the coding sequence ATGGGCGTGCCGCAGCCGATGACACACGAGCAGATCGCCGAGCAGCTGGCCGGCCTGCCGGGGTGGGAACAGGACGGGGATGCGATCACCCGCACCTACCCCATCCGCTACCACGCGGCGGTGGCCGCGATCGTGACGATCGCCGACCGGTCCCGGCGTATCCAGCACCATGCAGACCTTGATCTCCGCATCGATCACCTGCGCGCTTCGATCACCACCCACGACGCGGGCAACCGCCTGACCCGAGCCGATTTCGATCTCGCTCACCGGATCGACGAGATCGTGGCCGCACATCAGGCGATTCCGTTGGACTGA
- a CDS encoding methyltransferase, with product MPALPPPPAQFAPFALLELAMGSMVTQAIHVAAELRIAEVLYEGPLAPAQIAERVDADAEAIHRLLRLLASHHIFEGREDGTYALTPMADALRADHPLTMRDIAVLMGHPIHWEDWSHLLDSVRTGEPSLPKLRGMGAFEYLEANPEYGQVFIKGMGNMSDTETQPVVGSYDFSEFGTVVDFCGGQGGLLSGILQSAPNTRGILSDPRVGGNGAAEFLAEQGVADRSSTHAGGLFDPVVEGGDAYVLKHIVHDWPEHQVLEILRNVRAAIKPGGKLLLVEMVIPEDELNAPHSGKLVDMWLMLLVGGKERTATQYADLVARAGFKLERVVPTGSPVSIVEAIPV from the coding sequence ATGCCCGCATTGCCGCCCCCTCCCGCCCAGTTCGCGCCGTTCGCGCTGCTGGAGCTGGCCATGGGCTCCATGGTCACGCAGGCGATTCACGTCGCCGCCGAGCTGCGGATCGCCGAGGTCCTGTACGAGGGACCGCTGGCACCCGCGCAGATCGCGGAGCGGGTCGACGCGGACGCGGAGGCCATCCACCGGCTGCTGCGGCTGCTCGCCAGCCACCACATCTTCGAGGGACGCGAGGACGGCACCTACGCGCTGACCCCGATGGCCGACGCGCTGCGCGCGGACCACCCGCTGACGATGCGCGACATCGCCGTGCTGATGGGCCACCCGATCCACTGGGAGGACTGGAGCCACCTGCTGGACTCCGTGCGCACCGGCGAGCCGAGCCTGCCGAAGCTGCGCGGCATGGGCGCCTTCGAATACCTGGAGGCGAACCCGGAGTACGGCCAGGTGTTCATCAAGGGCATGGGCAACATGTCCGACACCGAGACCCAGCCGGTCGTCGGCTCCTACGACTTCTCGGAATTCGGCACGGTCGTGGACTTCTGCGGCGGCCAGGGTGGACTTCTCTCGGGAATCCTGCAGAGCGCGCCGAACACCCGCGGAATCCTCTCCGACCCCCGCGTCGGCGGGAACGGCGCGGCCGAATTCCTCGCCGAGCAGGGCGTCGCGGACCGCAGCAGCACCCACGCGGGCGGGCTGTTCGACCCGGTCGTCGAGGGCGGCGACGCGTACGTCCTCAAGCACATCGTGCACGACTGGCCCGAGCACCAGGTGCTGGAGATCCTGCGCAACGTCCGCGCGGCCATCAAGCCCGGCGGCAAGCTGCTGCTGGTCGAGATGGTGATCCCGGAGGACGAGCTCAACGCCCCGCACTCGGGCAAGCTCGTCGACATGTGGCTGATGCTGCTCGTCGGCGGCAAGGAGCGCACCGCCACCCAGTACGCGGACCTGGTCGCCCGCGCCGGCTTCAAGCTGGAGCGCGTCGTCCCGACGGGCTCCCCGGTCTCGATCGTGGAAGCCATCCCGGTCTAA
- a CDS encoding ScyD/ScyE family protein, with translation MSSSRKSWKRALLAAGAAGIVVAPLVSGPAQADAAVAGTATLEVLATGLKNPRDITALNDGTLLVAESGEGLVGCAAGVQCAGATGSIYKVKGTSKSRVVTGLSSVAAGPAAAGAPVIAAGPARVVPDPQGGYLVLSSFGGNRTTADRDALGANANQLGKLFRTRDGKVLGDLVDHETRLNPDAGDLNANPWGFVRNGSSYLITDAAANTVVRAASDGTTTTAHILPKNQLSNTTAAESVPTAIIKDWDGTLYVADMSGGNPGASRIWKIEPGGQPQVFVTGLTNVVDLDFDWKGDLLALTYSKTTLAGPPSAGALMEINQFTKAVKEIPTGDQLKQPTGLAVDVWGDVYVTNNTVGTGGQLVKVKY, from the coding sequence ATGTCGAGTTCACGCAAGTCCTGGAAGAGGGCACTCCTGGCGGCGGGTGCGGCCGGCATCGTCGTCGCTCCGCTGGTCTCCGGGCCGGCGCAGGCCGATGCCGCGGTCGCGGGCACCGCGACGCTGGAGGTCCTGGCCACCGGCCTGAAGAACCCCCGCGACATCACCGCGCTCAACGACGGCACCCTGCTGGTGGCGGAGTCCGGCGAGGGCCTGGTGGGCTGCGCCGCGGGCGTGCAGTGCGCGGGGGCCACGGGCTCGATCTACAAGGTCAAGGGCACCTCCAAGAGCCGTGTCGTGACCGGACTGTCGTCCGTCGCCGCGGGCCCGGCCGCCGCCGGCGCCCCGGTCATCGCCGCGGGCCCGGCCCGCGTCGTGCCCGACCCGCAGGGCGGCTACCTCGTCCTGAGCAGCTTCGGCGGCAACCGCACCACCGCGGACCGTGACGCGCTCGGCGCCAACGCGAACCAGCTGGGCAAGCTCTTCCGCACCCGTGACGGCAAGGTCCTCGGCGACCTCGTCGACCACGAGACCCGGCTGAACCCGGACGCCGGCGACCTCAACGCCAACCCGTGGGGCTTCGTCCGCAACGGCTCCAGCTACCTGATCACCGACGCGGCCGCCAACACCGTGGTCCGCGCCGCGAGCGACGGCACCACCACCACGGCGCACATCCTGCCGAAGAACCAGCTGTCGAACACCACCGCCGCCGAGAGCGTGCCCACCGCCATCATCAAGGACTGGGACGGCACCCTCTACGTCGCCGACATGAGCGGCGGCAACCCGGGCGCCTCCCGCATCTGGAAGATCGAGCCGGGCGGCCAGCCGCAGGTGTTCGTCACCGGCCTGACCAACGTGGTGGACCTGGACTTCGACTGGAAGGGCGACCTCCTCGCCCTCACCTACAGCAAGACCACCCTGGCGGGCCCGCCCTCGGCCGGTGCGCTGATGGAGATCAACCAGTTCACCAAGGCGGTCAAGGAGATCCCGACCGGTGACCAGCTCAAGCAGCCGACCGGTCTCGCGGTCGACGTCTGGGGCGACGTGTACGTCACCAACAACACGGTCGGCACCGGCGGCCAGCTGGTGAAGGTCAAGTACTGA
- a CDS encoding inositol-3-phosphate synthase, whose translation MEAAVSLHAETPAAGDRTGVWFVGARGSVATTAVAGCAALAAGLVPPTGLVTEAAAFAGGSLPALGSLVFGGHDTAAAPLPKRAEELAAQGVLPHWLPAAVQGELAAADERIRTGGPLPGDDRTGEELIAAFAADIGEFARSTGVARVVVVNVASTEPVPAGDELPASSLYAAAALRAGCAYVNFTPSAGLHHPRLAEAARASGLPYAGRDGKTGQTLLRAVLAPMFHQRALTVRAWSGTNLLGGGDGASLADPAAAAAKNAGKERVLADNLGSVPEGEVHIDDVPALGDWKTAWDHVAFDGFLGTRMVLQTIWQGCDSALAAPLVLDLARLAARAHEAGLTGPLDGLGFYFKDPDGGSSALPEQYAALLDFAARLDGSR comes from the coding sequence ATGGAGGCTGCCGTGTCCCTTCACGCCGAGACCCCCGCCGCCGGAGACCGGACCGGTGTGTGGTTCGTCGGGGCCCGCGGGTCGGTCGCCACGACGGCGGTCGCGGGCTGCGCGGCGCTGGCCGCGGGGCTCGTTCCGCCGACCGGTCTGGTCACCGAGGCTGCGGCCTTCGCCGGCGGCTCCCTGCCCGCGCTGGGTTCGCTGGTCTTCGGCGGCCACGACACGGCCGCCGCGCCGCTGCCCAAGCGCGCGGAGGAACTGGCCGCGCAGGGCGTGCTGCCGCACTGGCTGCCCGCCGCCGTGCAGGGCGAGCTCGCCGCGGCCGACGAGCGGATCCGTACGGGCGGACCGCTGCCGGGCGACGACCGCACCGGTGAGGAGCTGATCGCCGCCTTCGCCGCGGACATCGGGGAGTTCGCCCGGTCCACCGGGGTCGCGCGCGTGGTCGTGGTGAACGTGGCCTCGACCGAGCCGGTCCCGGCGGGCGACGAGCTGCCGGCCAGTTCCCTGTACGCGGCGGCGGCGCTGCGGGCCGGCTGCGCGTACGTCAACTTCACCCCGTCGGCCGGGCTGCACCACCCGCGGCTCGCGGAGGCGGCCCGGGCGTCGGGCCTGCCGTACGCGGGCCGCGACGGCAAGACCGGGCAGACGCTGCTGCGGGCGGTGCTCGCGCCGATGTTCCACCAGCGGGCGCTGACGGTACGGGCCTGGTCGGGCACGAACCTGCTGGGCGGCGGCGACGGGGCGTCCCTGGCCGACCCGGCGGCCGCGGCCGCGAAGAACGCGGGCAAGGAGCGGGTGCTGGCCGACAACCTGGGCTCGGTGCCCGAGGGCGAGGTGCACATCGACGACGTGCCGGCGCTCGGGGACTGGAAGACGGCCTGGGACCACGTGGCCTTCGACGGGTTCCTCGGGACGCGGATGGTGCTCCAGACGATCTGGCAGGGCTGCGACTCGGCGCTCGCCGCGCCGCTGGTCCTGGACCTGGCCCGGCTGGCGGCCCGCGCCCACGAGGCGGGGCTGACCGGGCCGCTGGACGGACTCGGCTTCTACTTCAAGGACCCCGACGGCGGATCCTCGGCCCTGCCCGAGCAGTACGCCGCGCTGCTGGACTTCGCCGCCCGCCTGGACGGGTCCCGGTGA
- a CDS encoding SCO3242 family prenyltransferase, with protein MRAWAELLRVPAVFTVPGDALAGAAAAGVRPGRRSVLAVGASLCLYEAGMALNDWADREEDAVARPHRPLPSGRIRPGAALAAAGVLTAAGLALAARAGRPALAVAVPLAATVWAYDVRLKHTPAGPAAMACARSLDLLLGAAAAAGSVRPALAPAAVLGGHTYAVTLVSRREAEGGSTAAPLAALAATGLLAASVARPPAADRGPDRGPYGAAVRVALAAGYATTFARPLVHAVLHPSPPLTQRAVGGGIRAMIALQGGLMARAGAPGTALLTAALAPVAARLARKVSTT; from the coding sequence CTGCGGGCCTGGGCGGAACTGCTCAGGGTCCCCGCGGTGTTCACCGTGCCCGGCGACGCGCTCGCCGGAGCCGCGGCCGCCGGAGTGCGGCCCGGGCGCCGCAGCGTCCTCGCGGTCGGCGCCTCGCTGTGCCTGTACGAGGCGGGCATGGCCCTCAACGACTGGGCGGACCGCGAGGAGGACGCGGTGGCCCGCCCGCACCGGCCGCTGCCCTCGGGCCGGATCCGGCCCGGCGCCGCCCTCGCGGCCGCGGGCGTGCTGACGGCGGCCGGTCTCGCCCTGGCGGCGCGGGCCGGGCGCCCGGCGCTGGCCGTCGCCGTCCCGCTGGCGGCCACGGTCTGGGCGTACGACGTGCGGCTCAAGCACACCCCGGCGGGCCCGGCGGCCATGGCCTGCGCCCGCTCCCTGGACCTGCTGCTGGGCGCGGCCGCCGCCGCGGGCTCGGTCCGCCCGGCCCTGGCCCCGGCGGCCGTCCTGGGCGGCCACACCTACGCCGTCACCCTGGTCTCCCGCCGCGAGGCCGAGGGCGGTTCCACGGCCGCCCCGCTGGCCGCGCTCGCCGCGACGGGGCTGCTGGCCGCCTCGGTGGCCCGCCCGCCCGCGGCGGACCGGGGGCCGGACCGGGGGCCCTACGGGGCCGCCGTACGCGTCGCACTGGCCGCCGGGTACGCGACGACGTTCGCGCGGCCCCTCGTACACGCCGTGCTGCATCCGTCGCCGCCGCTCACCCAGCGGGCGGTCGGCGGGGGCATCCGGGCCATGATCGCGTTGCAGGGCGGGCTGATGGCGCGCGCCGGGGCGCCGGGGACCGCGCTGCTGACCGCCGCGCTCGCGCCCGTCGCCGCCCGCCTGGCGCGGAAGGTGAGCACCACATGA
- a CDS encoding sugar phosphate isomerase/epimerase codes for MSALRLGYGTNGLTDLRLDDALALLADLGYDGVGLTLDHMHLDPFAPDLAALTARTARRLASLGLGVTVETGARYVLDPRRKHGPTLLDADEDARGARTGLLVRAVRIAAELGAHAVHCFSGVLPEGVDEDTGWKRLGESLGPVLDAAEEYGMPLAIEPEPGHLLATLADFHRLRADLGDPGPLGLTLDIGHCQCLEDDSPADCVRAAGPWLRHVQIEDMRRGVHEHLPFGDGEIDFPPVLEALAATGYQGLTVVELPRHSHAGPAQAARSLRFLRNGGTR; via the coding sequence ATGAGCGCCCTGCGCCTGGGATACGGCACCAACGGCCTGACCGACCTGCGGCTCGACGACGCCCTCGCGCTGCTCGCCGACCTCGGGTACGACGGGGTCGGGCTGACGCTCGACCACATGCACCTGGACCCCTTCGCCCCCGACCTGGCCGCGCTGACGGCCCGTACCGCGCGGCGGCTGGCCTCGCTCGGGCTCGGCGTGACGGTGGAGACCGGCGCCCGCTACGTGCTCGACCCGCGCCGCAAGCACGGCCCCACCCTGCTCGACGCGGACGAGGACGCCCGCGGGGCCCGGACCGGTCTGCTGGTGCGGGCGGTCCGGATCGCCGCCGAGCTGGGCGCGCACGCCGTGCACTGCTTCAGCGGGGTGCTGCCCGAAGGCGTCGACGAGGACACCGGCTGGAAGCGGCTGGGCGAGTCCCTCGGTCCCGTCCTGGACGCGGCCGAGGAGTACGGGATGCCGCTCGCGATCGAACCCGAGCCCGGCCATCTGCTGGCCACGCTCGCCGACTTCCACCGGCTGCGGGCCGATCTCGGTGACCCGGGCCCGCTCGGCCTGACCCTCGACATCGGCCACTGCCAGTGCCTGGAGGACGACAGCCCGGCCGACTGCGTCCGGGCGGCCGGGCCGTGGCTGCGGCACGTGCAGATCGAGGACATGCGCCGGGGGGTCCACGAGCACCTGCCCTTCGGGGACGGGGAGATCGACTTCCCGCCCGTGCTGGAGGCCCTGGCCGCGACCGGCTACCAGGGGCTGACCGTCGTCGAGCTCCCCCGCCACTCCCACGCCGGGCCCGCGCAGGCCGCGCGGTCCCTGCGGTTCCTGCGTAACGGAGGCACGAGATGA
- a CDS encoding EboA domain-containing protein → MTAQHTEPRESPNATPYETAYEDGAPYERVRAEAYGPLDDAARAWLDAALADAAAGATGWELRFAEAGRNCAAPDAARVLLLAAARPGAATVTRLYRQGSAAERRAVLLALPYLDPAPGDGVPLVEDALRANDTLLVAAALGPYAARHLAPHAWRHAVLKCLFTGVPLAAVAGLERRARGDGELARMLTAFAAERTAAGRAVPEDLRRALTLTEEQ, encoded by the coding sequence ATGACCGCCCAGCACACCGAGCCCCGCGAGAGCCCGAACGCGACCCCGTACGAGACCGCGTACGAGGACGGAGCCCCGTACGAGCGGGTGCGCGCCGAGGCGTACGGCCCGCTCGACGACGCCGCCCGCGCCTGGCTGGACGCGGCCCTCGCCGACGCGGCCGCCGGGGCCACCGGCTGGGAGCTGCGCTTCGCCGAGGCCGGCCGCAACTGCGCCGCGCCCGACGCGGCCCGCGTGCTGCTGCTCGCCGCCGCCCGCCCCGGCGCGGCCACCGTGACCCGGCTCTACCGGCAGGGCAGCGCCGCCGAGCGGCGTGCCGTGCTGCTGGCCCTGCCGTACCTGGACCCCGCTCCCGGCGACGGCGTGCCGCTGGTCGAGGACGCCCTGCGCGCCAACGACACCCTGCTGGTGGCGGCCGCCCTCGGCCCGTACGCGGCCCGCCACCTGGCGCCGCACGCCTGGCGGCATGCGGTGCTCAAGTGCCTGTTCACCGGCGTCCCGCTGGCCGCGGTCGCGGGCCTGGAGCGGCGCGCCCGCGGGGACGGCGAACTGGCCCGGATGCTCACCGCCTTCGCCGCCGAACGCACCGCCGCCGGCCGCGCGGTCCCCGAGGACCTGCGCCGTGCGCTCACCCTGACCGAGGAGCAGTAA
- a CDS encoding TatD family hydrolase, producing MRIFDPHIHMTSRTTDDYEAMYAAGVRAVVEPAFWLGQPRTSPASFIDYFDALLGWEPFRAAQHGIVHHCTIALNPKEANDPRCTPVLAELPRYLVKDQVVAVGEIGYDSMTPAEDHAMEVQLQLAADHGLPALVHTPHRDKLEGLRRTIDVVRGSALGTGRALLDHLNESTVKEAKDSGAWLGFSVYPDTKMDEERMVAVLKEYGPDQVLVNSAADWGKSDPLKTRKVGEAMLAAGFDEDDVDLVLWRNPVAFYSLSGRLRLEAAATGATHEGNSILRGAPKTVPAGV from the coding sequence ATGCGTATCTTCGACCCGCACATCCACATGACCTCGCGCACCACCGACGACTACGAGGCCATGTACGCGGCAGGCGTCCGCGCGGTCGTGGAGCCCGCATTCTGGCTGGGCCAGCCCCGGACCTCCCCCGCGTCGTTCATCGACTACTTCGACGCGCTGCTCGGCTGGGAGCCCTTCCGCGCCGCCCAGCACGGGATAGTCCACCACTGCACGATCGCGCTCAACCCCAAGGAGGCCAACGACCCGCGCTGCACCCCGGTGCTCGCGGAGCTGCCCCGCTACCTCGTCAAGGACCAGGTCGTGGCCGTGGGCGAGATCGGCTACGACTCGATGACGCCGGCCGAGGACCACGCGATGGAGGTGCAGCTCCAGCTGGCCGCCGACCACGGCCTGCCCGCCCTGGTGCACACCCCCCACCGCGACAAGCTGGAGGGGCTGCGCCGCACGATCGACGTCGTACGCGGGTCCGCGCTCGGCACCGGGCGGGCCCTGCTGGACCACCTGAACGAGTCCACGGTGAAGGAGGCCAAGGACAGCGGCGCCTGGCTGGGTTTCTCCGTCTACCCCGACACCAAGATGGACGAGGAGCGGATGGTCGCGGTGCTCAAGGAGTACGGGCCGGACCAGGTGCTGGTCAACTCCGCCGCCGACTGGGGCAAGAGCGATCCGCTGAAGACCCGCAAGGTCGGCGAGGCCATGCTGGCCGCGGGCTTCGACGAGGACGACGTGGACCTGGTGCTGTGGCGCAACCCGGTCGCCTTCTACTCGCTCAGCGGGCGGCTGCGCCTGGAGGCCGCCGCCACCGGCGCCACCCACGAGGGCAACTCGATCCTGCGCGGCGCCCCCAAGACCGTCCCCGCCGGGGTGTGA
- the eboE gene encoding metabolite traffic protein EboE, which translates to MRFRHEDGSTVHLAYCTNVHPAETLDGVLAQLRDHAEPVRRRLGVGRLGIGLWLAEEAARTLDRDPRSLLGLRAELERRGLEVVTLNGFPYEGFGAEVVKYRVYRPDWADAQRLEYTLALARVLTRLLPDDVAEGTVSTLPLAWRTGYGEERAARAHAALEVLGERLDALAEESGRSVRVGLEPEPGCAVETTADAIGPLSALGHERIGICVDTCHLATSFEEPRAAFAALAAADVPIVKSQLSAALHAEQPGRPEVRAALAAFDEPRFLHQTRTRSNGELHGCDDLGPALSGGLATDTGPWRSHFHVPLHAAPQAPLTSTRPVLEEAVAELVGGERPLTRHLEVETYTWQALPPALRPRDADQLADGIAAELSLVRDLLTHHGLKELP; encoded by the coding sequence GTGCGCTTCCGGCACGAGGACGGCTCCACCGTCCACCTCGCGTACTGCACCAACGTGCACCCGGCCGAGACCCTCGACGGGGTCCTCGCCCAGCTGCGCGACCATGCCGAGCCGGTGCGCCGCAGGCTGGGCGTGGGCCGGCTCGGCATCGGGCTGTGGCTGGCCGAGGAGGCCGCCCGCACCCTGGACCGCGACCCGCGCTCGCTGCTGGGGCTGCGCGCCGAGCTGGAGCGCCGCGGGCTGGAGGTCGTCACCCTCAACGGCTTCCCCTACGAGGGCTTCGGCGCCGAGGTGGTCAAGTACCGCGTCTACCGTCCCGACTGGGCCGACGCGCAGCGCCTGGAGTACACCCTGGCGCTGGCCCGGGTGCTGACCCGGCTGCTGCCCGACGACGTGGCCGAGGGCACGGTCTCCACGCTGCCGCTGGCCTGGCGCACCGGGTACGGGGAGGAGCGGGCCGCCCGCGCGCACGCGGCCCTGGAGGTCCTCGGCGAGCGGCTCGACGCCCTCGCGGAGGAGAGCGGCCGCTCGGTCCGCGTCGGCCTGGAGCCGGAGCCGGGCTGCGCGGTGGAGACCACCGCCGACGCGATCGGCCCGCTGAGCGCCCTCGGGCACGAGCGCATCGGGATCTGTGTGGACACCTGCCACCTGGCGACCTCCTTCGAGGAGCCGCGGGCGGCCTTCGCCGCCCTGGCCGCGGCGGACGTGCCGATCGTGAAGTCCCAGCTGTCCGCGGCCCTGCACGCCGAGCAGCCGGGGCGGCCCGAGGTGCGGGCGGCGCTGGCCGCCTTCGACGAGCCGCGGTTCCTGCACCAGACCCGTACGCGGAGCAACGGGGAGCTGCACGGCTGCGACGACCTGGGCCCCGCCCTGTCGGGTGGCCTCGCGACGGACACCGGGCCGTGGCGCTCCCACTTCCACGTGCCCCTGCACGCGGCGCCGCAGGCGCCGTTGACCTCCACCCGGCCCGTGCTGGAGGAGGCGGTGGCCGAGCTGGTCGGCGGCGAGCGGCCGCTGACCCGGCACCTGGAGGTGGAGACGTACACCTGGCAGGCGCTGCCGCCCGCGCTGCGGCCCCGCGACGCGGACCAGCTCGCCGACGGCATCGCCGCCGAACTCTCCCTCGTCCGCGACCTGCTGACGCACCACGGCCTGAAGGAACTGCCATGA
- a CDS encoding nucleotide pyrophosphatase/phosphodiesterase family protein, whose amino-acid sequence MTPAAPPPPTGQSATPSTAATPSTAATPSTAATPSTAAIPSTAAATSPAASPGATPLLVLDVVGLTPRLLEHMPHLTALARGGSRAALETVLPAVTCSVQATFLTGATPSEHGIVGNGWYFRDLGEVLLWRQSHELIEGDRVWDAARRVRPGYTVANICWWYAMGSGADWTVTPRPVYYADGRKEPDCYTRPPALHDELTERLGTFPLFTYWGPGAGLPSSQWIIDATRHVMATRSPDLTLAYLPHLDYDLQRFGPDDPRSHRAAAALDAALAPLLADARAQGRTVVALSEYGITRVSRPVDINRALRRAGLLEVHTQDGMEYLDPGASRAFAVADHQVAHVYVRHPEDLGAAREALAGLPGLALLLDEDGKKAEGLDHPRSGELVAVAEPDAWFTYYYWLDDARAPDFARLVDIHRKPGYDPAELFLDPEDPYVRVRAAGAVARKKLGMRYRMAVVPLDPSPVRGSHGRLPGHPDDGPLVLCSVPAAVSGQVAATEVKALLLELAGLTGA is encoded by the coding sequence ATGACGCCCGCCGCCCCGCCCCCGCCCACCGGCCAGAGCGCGACCCCGAGCACGGCCGCGACCCCGAGCACCGCCGCGACCCCGAGCACCGCCGCGACCCCGAGCACCGCCGCGATCCCGAGCACGGCCGCGGCGACGAGCCCGGCCGCGAGTCCGGGCGCGACCCCGCTGCTCGTGCTGGACGTCGTCGGTCTCACCCCGCGCCTGCTGGAGCACATGCCGCACCTGACGGCTCTGGCCCGGGGCGGCTCGCGCGCCGCGCTGGAGACCGTACTGCCCGCGGTGACCTGCTCGGTGCAGGCCACCTTCCTGACCGGCGCCACCCCGTCCGAGCACGGCATCGTCGGCAACGGCTGGTACTTCCGGGACCTCGGCGAGGTCCTGCTGTGGCGCCAGAGCCACGAGCTGATCGAGGGGGACCGCGTCTGGGACGCGGCGCGCCGGGTCCGGCCCGGCTACACGGTCGCCAACATCTGCTGGTGGTACGCGATGGGCTCGGGCGCCGACTGGACGGTCACGCCCCGTCCCGTCTACTACGCCGACGGCCGCAAGGAGCCCGACTGCTACACCCGGCCGCCGGCCCTGCACGACGAACTCACCGAGCGCCTGGGCACCTTCCCGCTGTTCACCTACTGGGGGCCGGGCGCCGGCCTGCCCTCCTCCCAGTGGATCATCGACGCGACCCGGCACGTCATGGCCACCCGCAGCCCCGACCTGACCCTGGCCTACCTTCCGCACCTGGACTACGACCTCCAGCGGTTCGGCCCCGACGACCCCCGCTCCCACCGTGCGGCCGCCGCGCTGGACGCCGCGCTCGCGCCGCTGCTGGCGGACGCCCGCGCCCAGGGCCGTACGGTCGTGGCGCTCTCCGAGTACGGCATCACCCGGGTCAGCCGCCCGGTGGACATCAACCGCGCCCTGCGCCGCGCGGGGCTGCTGGAGGTCCACACCCAGGACGGCATGGAGTACCTCGACCCGGGCGCCTCGCGCGCCTTCGCCGTCGCCGACCACCAGGTCGCCCACGTCTACGTGCGCCACCCCGAGGACCTCGGCGCCGCCCGCGAGGCGCTGGCCGGACTCCCGGGCCTGGCGCTGCTCCTGGACGAGGACGGCAAGAAGGCCGAGGGGCTGGACCACCCGCGCTCCGGCGAACTGGTCGCCGTCGCCGAGCCGGACGCCTGGTTCACGTACTACTACTGGCTCGACGACGCCCGCGCCCCCGACTTCGCCCGGCTGGTGGACATCCACCGCAAGCCCGGTTACGACCCCGCCGAGCTGTTCCTGGACCCCGAGGACCCGTACGTCCGGGTCAGGGCCGCGGGCGCGGTGGCCCGCAAGAAGCTCGGCATGCGCTACCGGATGGCGGTCGTCCCCCTGGACCCCTCCCCCGTCCGCGGCAGCCACGGCCGGCTGCCCGGGCACCCCGACGACGGCCCGCTGGTGCTGTGTTCGGTGCCGGCGGCCGTGTCGGGCCAGGTCGCGGCCACCGAGGTGAAGGCTCTGCTGCTGGAGCTGGCCGGGCTGACCGGGGCCTGA
- a CDS encoding 4Fe-4S dicluster domain-containing protein: MPVENNASSAALSGRAERIASRSRGDNWKKAPRRIEKSECITCDSCLRGCPAEFGAIFDRGLDVVIIPELCSGCPACVLECPVDCIYVDEDWTPTDDSMWNHIELTAGGTS, encoded by the coding sequence ATGCCCGTGGAAAACAACGCTTCGTCGGCTGCGCTGTCCGGGCGGGCCGAGCGGATTGCCTCGCGCAGCCGCGGTGACAACTGGAAGAAGGCGCCGCGCCGCATCGAGAAATCCGAGTGCATCACCTGCGACAGCTGCCTGCGCGGCTGCCCGGCGGAGTTCGGTGCCATCTTCGACCGCGGCCTCGACGTCGTGATCATCCCCGAGCTGTGCTCGGGCTGCCCGGCCTGCGTCCTGGAGTGCCCCGTCGACTGCATCTACGTCGACGAGGACTGGACCCCCACCGACGACTCGATGTGGAACCACATCGAGCTCACCGCCGGAGGTACGTCATGA